One segment of Gammaproteobacteria bacterium DNA contains the following:
- a CDS encoding ABC transporter substrate-binding protein, translating into MNRAKFCFPGGLAVAVSLLIFGGLPLATVAFAEPMHGIALHGQPKYGPDFTHFDYVNPDAPKGGEARFAAIGSFDTFNPFNIKGESVVEIGQLFESLMTSSADEPFSEYGLIAESVEVPDDRSSATFTLRPQAKFHDGSPITADDVLFSFETLKSKGHPSYRFYYANVTGVERLDERRVKFTFAPGENRELPLIVGHMPILSKKYWENRDFSATTLDVPVGSGPYKIERFEPGRFIVYARDEHYWGKDLPVNRGQYNIDRLRYDYYRDVTVALEAFKAGAYDLRVENVAKQWATGYDFPALREGRVKKETFPNQLPSGMQGFVYNLRRPLFQNSKVREALAYAFDFEWSNRNLFFDQYKRTRSYFDNSDLAARGLPSPKELALLEPLRKELPQEVFTTEYQPPVAKDDAQLRANLRKALELLQEAGWTFRDRKLVNAKTGEPFRFELLIAEPTWERIGLPFARNLERLGIEMSLRTVDSAQYENRVRSFDFDMIVHVWGQSLSPGNEQREFWSSASADQPGSRNLAGLKNPAVDALVEQVIAAPDRASLMTRVRALDRALQWNYLVIPHWHIPYARLAFWDKFGYPAVTPLQGVQLNAWWIDPAKAASGQRDSGSERTD; encoded by the coding sequence TCCCGGCGGGCTGGCCGTTGCCGTTAGTCTGCTGATCTTCGGCGGCTTGCCGCTGGCGACGGTGGCGTTCGCGGAACCGATGCACGGCATCGCGCTACATGGTCAGCCAAAATATGGGCCGGATTTCACGCATTTTGATTACGTTAATCCCGATGCGCCTAAAGGCGGCGAGGCGCGGTTCGCGGCGATCGGCAGTTTTGATACGTTCAACCCATTCAATATCAAGGGTGAATCCGTTGTCGAGATTGGTCAGTTATTTGAAAGCCTGATGACCAGCAGCGCCGACGAACCGTTCAGCGAATATGGACTGATCGCCGAAAGCGTGGAAGTTCCCGATGATCGCAGTTCGGCGACGTTCACCCTGCGCCCCCAGGCGAAATTTCATGACGGCAGTCCGATCACGGCGGATGACGTGCTGTTTTCCTTCGAGACGTTGAAGAGCAAGGGCCACCCCTCCTATCGTTTCTACTATGCCAATGTGACCGGCGTCGAGCGACTGGATGAGCGGCGCGTAAAATTCACTTTTGCCCCCGGCGAAAACCGGGAATTGCCGCTGATTGTCGGCCACATGCCGATCCTGTCCAAGAAATATTGGGAAAACAGGGACTTTAGCGCTACTACGTTGGATGTGCCGGTTGGCAGTGGTCCGTATAAAATCGAGCGCTTTGAACCGGGTCGGTTCATTGTTTATGCTCGCGATGAACACTACTGGGGTAAGGATCTGCCGGTGAACCGAGGTCAGTACAATATCGACCGCTTGCGCTATGACTACTACCGGGATGTCACGGTGGCGCTGGAAGCCTTCAAGGCTGGCGCTTACGACCTGCGCGTGGAGAACGTCGCGAAGCAATGGGCCACTGGTTACGACTTTCCAGCCTTGCGCGAGGGACGGGTCAAGAAAGAAACCTTCCCAAATCAATTGCCATCTGGGATGCAGGGATTTGTGTACAACCTGCGGCGACCGCTGTTTCAAAATTCCAAGGTTCGTGAGGCGCTGGCCTATGCCTTCGACTTTGAATGGAGCAATCGCAACCTGTTCTTTGACCAATACAAACGGACCCGGAGCTATTTCGATAATTCGGACCTAGCCGCGCGCGGATTGCCATCCCCAAAGGAATTGGCGCTGCTGGAACCGTTGCGCAAGGAACTGCCGCAGGAAGTATTTACAACCGAGTACCAGCCGCCGGTGGCCAAGGATGACGCGCAATTGCGCGCTAATCTGCGCAAGGCGCTGGAACTGTTGCAAGAGGCTGGCTGGACCTTCCGCGACCGCAAGCTGGTTAATGCAAAAACCGGTGAACCGTTCCGGTTCGAGTTGCTGATTGCCGAACCGACCTGGGAGCGGATTGGCCTGCCGTTCGCCCGCAATCTGGAGCGGCTAGGCATCGAGATGAGCCTGCGCACGGTGGATTCCGCGCAATATGAGAACCGGGTGCGCAGCTTTGACTTCGACATGATCGTGCATGTCTGGGGTCAATCCTTGTCTCCCGGTAACGAACAGCGGGAATTCTGGAGCAGCGCTTCCGCTGACCAGCCGGGCAGCCGCAATCTGGCCGGTCTCAAAAATCCCGCAGTGGATGCATTGGTCGAGCAGGTGATCGCCGCGCCGGATCGCGCCAGCCTGATGACTCGGGTGCGGGCCCTGGATCGGGCGCTGCAATGGAATTACCTGGTGATTCCGCACTGGCATATTCCCTACGCCCGACTCGCCTTTTGGGACAAGTTCGGCTACCCGGCTGTGACCCCTTTGCAGGGGGTGCAACTGAACGCCTGGTGGATTGATCCCGCCAAGGCGGCGTCAGGCCAACGCGATTCGGGATCGGAGAGAACCGATTAA
- a CDS encoding type I secretion system permease/ATPase: MKPKLPPSDLQKALRVCRQSFLSAAFFSLFINLLMLTPTLYMLQMYDRVLSSRSESTLLMITLIAIAAFIVLGGLELVRSRILVRTGARLDSLLNPRLFQAMFDQNLQRPGVSSQALNDLNNLRQFLTGSGLFGFFDLPWTPIYLAVMFLLHPILGWFAIGSSILVSSLAIANEFATRKPLNEANAKAIANNNYLTSNLRNVEALEAMGMLPDIRRRWLERHREVLGLQAQASDRAGLLSSTSKTLRMLSQSLILGIGAYLTVEHLMTGGMMIAGSILMGRALGPIDHIIGNWKGFLSYRAAYSRLNELLRLVPERRRYMPIPAPEGYLTLENVVAAPPGTNVAVLRGLTFSIAPGQALAVIGPSAAGKSTLARVILGVWPVAGGKVRVDGADIQHWNRENLGPYIGYLPQDIELFAGTISENIARFGEVDPVKVVAAARQAGVHEMIQRLPQGYDTPVGEAGGFLSGGQRQRVGLARALYGEPVLIVLDEPNSNLDDQGESALIRAINELKEQRRTIVVITHRTSILNATDHILVLREGQAQMFGPREQVLGQLIRPVATPPPALPNSQVAMHVQRAQG, encoded by the coding sequence ATGAAACCCAAACTGCCGCCTTCCGATCTGCAAAAAGCCCTGCGCGTTTGCCGGCAATCCTTCCTTTCTGCTGCTTTCTTCAGTCTGTTTATCAATCTTTTAATGTTGACTCCCACCTTGTACATGTTGCAAATGTACGACCGGGTGCTGTCCAGCCGCAGCGAGTCAACATTATTGATGATCACCCTGATCGCCATTGCCGCATTTATTGTCCTAGGCGGGCTGGAACTGGTGCGCTCCCGCATTCTGGTTCGAACCGGCGCTCGCCTTGACAGCCTGTTGAATCCTCGACTGTTCCAGGCCATGTTTGACCAAAACCTGCAACGCCCCGGCGTCAGCAGTCAGGCGCTGAATGACTTGAACAATCTGCGGCAATTTCTGACCGGCAGTGGTCTGTTCGGCTTCTTCGATTTGCCCTGGACGCCCATCTATCTGGCGGTGATGTTTCTCCTTCATCCAATCCTGGGCTGGTTTGCCATCGGCAGCTCCATTCTGGTATCCAGCCTGGCGATCGCCAACGAATTCGCCACCCGCAAACCACTCAATGAAGCCAACGCCAAGGCAATTGCGAACAATAATTACCTGACCAGCAATCTACGCAATGTCGAAGCTCTGGAAGCCATGGGCATGTTGCCTGACATTCGCCGTCGCTGGCTGGAACGGCACCGCGAGGTGCTGGGTTTGCAGGCGCAGGCCAGCGATCGAGCGGGTTTGCTCAGCAGCACCAGCAAAACCTTGCGTATGCTGTCGCAGTCGCTCATTCTGGGTATTGGCGCCTATCTGACCGTTGAACACCTTATGACAGGCGGTATGATGATTGCGGGTTCAATTCTGATGGGTCGGGCGCTGGGTCCCATTGACCATATCATCGGTAACTGGAAAGGGTTTCTCTCCTATCGCGCCGCCTATAGCCGCCTTAACGAACTGCTGCGCCTTGTGCCGGAGCGGCGACGCTACATGCCGATTCCAGCGCCCGAAGGATACTTGACCCTGGAAAACGTCGTAGCCGCACCACCAGGTACAAACGTCGCTGTATTGCGTGGACTCACCTTCTCGATCGCCCCAGGCCAAGCGCTGGCGGTCATCGGCCCTAGCGCCGCGGGCAAATCCACCTTAGCGCGGGTGATCCTAGGCGTTTGGCCGGTAGCCGGCGGCAAGGTACGGGTGGATGGCGCCGATATCCAGCATTGGAACCGCGAAAATCTGGGTCCCTATATCGGTTACCTGCCGCAGGATATCGAGTTGTTTGCTGGCACAATCAGTGAGAATATCGCCCGCTTCGGCGAAGTGGATCCGGTCAAAGTGGTGGCGGCGGCGCGCCAGGCCGGAGTTCACGAAATGATCCAACGCTTACCGCAGGGCTACGATACCCCCGTTGGCGAAGCGGGCGGTTTCCTCTCGGGCGGCCAGCGCCAGCGCGTCGGTCTAGCCCGGGCGCTGTATGGCGAACCCGTGCTCATCGTATTGGATGAGCCAAATTCCAACCTCGATGACCAGGGTGAGTCGGCGCTCATCCGGGCTATCAACGAGCTGAAGGAGCAAAGACGCACGATCGTGGTCATTACGCATCGCACCAGTATCCTCAACGCCACGGATCACATTCTGGTCTTGCGCGAGGGACAAGCGCAAATGTTCGGCCCACGCGAGCAGGTGCTGGGGCAATTGATCCGTCCGGTGGCGACCCCCCCACCCGCATTGCCTAATTCCCAAGTCGCCATGCATGTTCAGCGTGCTCAGGGTTAG
- a CDS encoding ABC transporter permease: protein MIQSVMFRSLWAYRGFILANVRREFQQRYTHSLLGGLWAVLNPLTLIVIYTVIFAGIMHPRLAGQEDQTFAYSVYLCAGLLPWMAFADLVSRMQNVFLQYGNLIKKSSFPRSCLPVIVALSVLIDFGIVFTLYLVFLLLVDHFPGWTVLAFLPVFLIQLIFSLGLGLLTATLNVFFRDVGQFVGVVLQFGFWLTPIVYSASILPEAVRALLWLNPLYPLTAAYQRIFLNHALPEWTGLFGVAALALTLLLLAGRLFLNRVGEIVDEL, encoded by the coding sequence ATGATTCAAAGCGTGATGTTCCGCTCCCTGTGGGCGTATCGGGGTTTCATCCTGGCCAATGTGCGCCGGGAATTCCAACAGCGTTATACCCATTCCCTGTTGGGTGGGTTGTGGGCGGTGCTGAATCCGCTGACGCTGATTGTGATCTACACGGTGATTTTCGCCGGGATCATGCACCCCCGACTGGCGGGTCAGGAAGACCAGACCTTCGCCTACAGCGTGTACCTGTGCGCGGGTTTATTGCCGTGGATGGCCTTTGCCGATCTGGTTAGCCGGATGCAGAATGTTTTTCTCCAGTATGGCAACCTGATCAAGAAATCCAGCTTTCCCCGTTCTTGCTTGCCCGTCATCGTGGCTCTGTCGGTGCTAATCGACTTCGGCATTGTATTCACTCTGTATCTGGTGTTTCTACTACTCGTTGACCACTTTCCAGGTTGGACAGTGTTGGCGTTTCTACCGGTTTTTCTGATTCAACTGATTTTCAGCCTCGGCCTGGGGTTGCTGACGGCAACGCTGAATGTGTTTTTTCGCGATGTCGGCCAATTCGTCGGCGTGGTCCTGCAATTCGGCTTCTGGTTGACGCCGATTGTGTATAGCGCCAGCATCCTGCCGGAAGCGGTGCGAGCGCTGCTGTGGTTGAACCCGCTCTATCCGCTGACTGCAGCCTATCAGCGCATTTTCCTGAATCACGCGCTGCCAGAGTGGACAGGATTGTTCGGCGTCGCGGCGCTGGCGTTAACCCTGCTGCTCCTGGCGGGCCGGCTGTTTTTAAACCGAGTCGGCGAAATTGTGGATGAACTGTGA
- a CDS encoding ABC transporter ATP-binding protein, whose protein sequence is MGKLVINNIGKAYKRYPNRWSRLLEWSDPHGRPRHEAHWVLRGVSFEVAPGESVGIIGANGAGKSTLLKIITGTTQPSQGSVEVRGQIAALLELGMGFHPDFTGRQNVLMAGQLLGLSVAEITAQMPAIEDFAEIGDYIDQPVRTYSSGMQVRLAFSVATTIRPDILIVDEALSVGDLYFQHKSFERIRQFRDQDTTLLFVSHSPGAIKTLCNRAILLDQGIMVRDGSPDVVLDYYNAIIAKQEVDQHIRQVESETRKNTIRSGNQAAVIERVDMILDGQSVRAVQIGEAVRFRIDCVIHQDLEELTVGFLIRDQLGNDVFGTNTWYLGSSRRGLKGGDRCCLEFEFPEFNLGVGNYSVTFALHSGHAHVSNNYDWWNQALVLQVVPGSSFRATGVGYLPTLSHWI, encoded by the coding sequence ATGGGAAAACTGGTTATCAATAACATCGGCAAGGCCTATAAGCGCTACCCGAACCGCTGGTCGCGGTTGCTGGAATGGTCGGACCCGCACGGTCGCCCGCGACACGAAGCCCACTGGGTGTTACGCGGCGTGAGCTTCGAGGTGGCGCCTGGCGAATCGGTAGGAATCATTGGCGCTAACGGCGCGGGCAAGAGCACTCTGTTAAAGATCATCACGGGCACGACCCAGCCGAGCCAAGGTTCGGTTGAGGTGAGAGGCCAGATAGCCGCACTGCTAGAACTGGGGATGGGCTTTCACCCGGACTTCACTGGACGGCAGAATGTACTGATGGCCGGGCAACTGCTTGGACTCTCTGTCGCAGAAATCACCGCACAGATGCCAGCGATCGAGGATTTTGCGGAAATCGGCGACTATATCGACCAGCCGGTGCGAACCTACTCCAGCGGCATGCAGGTGCGCTTGGCGTTCAGCGTAGCGACCACCATCCGCCCTGATATTTTGATCGTCGATGAAGCCCTGTCCGTAGGCGATCTTTACTTTCAACACAAAAGCTTTGAACGGATTCGTCAATTCCGCGATCAGGACACTACCCTGCTGTTTGTCTCGCACAGCCCAGGAGCGATAAAAACTTTGTGCAACCGCGCTATCCTGCTCGACCAGGGAATCATGGTCCGCGATGGCTCGCCAGATGTAGTGCTGGATTATTACAACGCGATCATTGCTAAGCAGGAGGTCGATCAGCATATTCGCCAGGTCGAATCGGAAACCCGGAAAAACACCATCCGCTCCGGCAATCAGGCCGCCGTGATTGAAAGGGTAGATATGATATTGGATGGTCAGAGTGTGCGGGCTGTGCAAATCGGCGAGGCGGTGCGTTTCCGGATTGATTGCGTTATCCATCAGGATCTGGAGGAATTGACGGTCGGTTTTCTAATCCGGGATCAGTTGGGCAATGACGTGTTTGGCACCAATACCTGGTATCTGGGTTCCAGCCGGCGTGGATTGAAAGGAGGTGATCGCTGCTGTTTGGAGTTCGAATTTCCCGAGTTCAATCTGGGCGTGGGTAATTACAGTGTGACCTTTGCGCTGCACAGCGGTCATGCGCACGTCAGCAATAATTATGACTGGTGGAATCAGGCCCTGGTATTGCAAGTAGTGCCAGGCAGCAGCTTCCGGGCAACCGGGGTAGGGTATTTGCCAACCTTGAGCCATTGGATTTAA